The Thermodesulfovibrio thiophilus DSM 17215 DNA window GCTATTTTCTTTCTGTACCAGTCAAGCACTACTGTAAGATAAATGCAGTGCAACCCATTTGCCAATACATCAAAAAGCATCAAAAATAATCTTTCTTAAAAGTAATTGTTTGCCCAGTGTAATTTGTGTGAAAAATTGAAGCAGGAAACTCTAACCGTGAGGTTAGAATCCTACGACTTTAGTCGTGGGAGGTTCACGTGAGTTTAATTGTGATTTTTATAAACTCTGATTTTATTGATTTATGAATTTATCTTGCAGAAGATATTTTTAAAAAAACCTGATTAAGGGATTGTATCTAAAAAAGCGTATTTTGGTTCATGAAGGGCAACTACCACATCAGCCATATTCTTTACATTAAGCACTATATCATATGCATCATAAGAATTAATAAGAGTCCCGGGAGGTATTACTTCCATTCCCATTCCAATAATCCTGGGTGGAGGATTTAGATTTTCTTCTATAATGCAGAAACCGGTTATCAAAACACTGCATCGTTCAGTGTTTATTAAAACAGACATTCCACCAGGAGTGTGCGCTGGTGTATGAATCATTTTTATGCCTGGTAGTATTTCCGTATCTTTTGAAAGAGTTACAATCTGCTTGTTTTGTTCTATCTCTGAGATAAAATCTTCATTGTATCTGAAATCAAGTGGATGAGGATTGTGAATCTGCTGTAATTCTTTTTCATGAACATAAAATACAGCATTTGCACATTCAGAATCATTTTCACAATGGTCATTGTGAAGATGTGTGTGTATTACAATATCTATATTTTCAGAGTTTAATCCCCATTTTGCAAGTCCTTCTTTAAATTTATAAACTTTTCCAATTGCCTTTTCAATTTCCGTTGATGTGCGGGGAGCAAACTCTCCTGTGTCAATTAAAATATTTTTTTCACTTCCTTCAATATACCAGGAATATATCGGAACAACAAAAGGCGTGCCGTAGTCATACTGATAGGTCATCATACCCTTATCAAAAATTTTTGCGCCCATTACAATTGGATGAATCCTATATTTTGCCATATGGTTTAAATTATATTTCTACAGCTAACTGTCTGTCAAATTATCGACATTCTTCAAAAATAATCTCTCTGAAAATATAACTGATTTCAAATAGATTTTATCCTAAAAAACCGCTGACTACTGAATTTTACCACTTGACAGATGAAATTATAAATGATATATTGAATTATATATTTCACGCATTCTTTTGAATGCGACTCTCCAATAAGGAGAGGTATGGCAGGTAAAACTGCTACAAATGAGTTTTAACTATATTCTATATTTCTGCCCTTTTGATCCATCCGTAATATTTCCATCCATTAATCTCTACTTTTGTTTAATTTCAATTATTTGATCAATTTTAAATCCATTTTTTTATTCTTTTGTATTTAATTTTCATGCAAACAATCTGTCATATCTTTCCTTATTTCTGCCATTAAAACTGCCTTTGGCAGTGAATATCTGTATTTTAATCATCGGGGGTGTTTTATGTGCTTGAGAAAATATGTGTCTTATGATCAATTAAGAACAAATCAAATTAATGCAGGAGATTTCTGCAATGTTGCAAAACTAATAGGCTATGACGTAGCCATTGGTAATCACGGAGTTTACATTCAAGCTTACATTTCTCGTTTTGATTCAAGAGATCATGCTTCAGTTGAACTGGAGCAGGATATTTATGGATTAATGCATCATCTATCAGCCAGAGCGTAATTCATTATTTAGCCTTTCATTTATTTTAACTCTAACCAATTAAAGCGACTTTGTCGCTCAATTCAAAACAAAAGCATTTTAAGGAGGTTGTATCATGTTACATGTATTTTATGCAAAAAATTCAGGGGTTGAGCTTTCAGTAAGGGATGGCAAAATTAATTTGAGATTTTTCACATTTGGAAACGGTGAAAACAAAAAAGCAAGATTTGTATTAGACCCGGTTGAAGCATTCCATACAAATCTGGCAATTGTATCAATGGTAAGAGGCAAAAGCGACAAATTCAGACTAATTCACAAGTACAATGAGGTTACTTCAACTGTGACAGTTGAGAAGTGGCAGAAAAATGAGAAATCTGGATACGCAGTTGTTTATAAAAAGGAAGGACAAAACGAGATCAATATCAATGTACCACTTGATCAGGTAAACTTTCTTTTTCTGGCAGAGCTGCTTAAGAAAGCTTCAATAAAAGCTGTTGAGGATGCTGAAGCACTTGAGAATCAGAAACAGGAGCAGCAGCAGAAAAAAGAAGAAAAAACTGTGATTGATGATGAAGATTTACAGTACATAGCTGAATAAGATCTTTCAAAGCCTCTGAGGATTGCCCTCGGAGGCTTTTTTTATTGGATCAATCATGAGTTTCTTCCCGTTAAGTTTTTCTTCTGTTTTTCCTGACAATCCTGCATGTGCAGTTTTATGCAGCATTCTCTGTACAGAGAATCTTCGTGGAAGTTTCTCTGGAATTTTTATATTAAGTGAGTACTCATTGGCAAGCCTTGAATAGTGATATCCAACTATTTTTACAAATCCATCCATTACCAGCTCTTTAATTGCATTTTTCACCGTTGAAAGTGACAATCCAGTAAGAACCCTAAAATCAGCATAGCTTATTCTTGCGCTTTCCTTATCTTCAAGAACGGTTTTTGAAAAAATTATATCGTACAACACGCATTTGACTGCATTTTGTAATTGTGGGTATATATAATCTGTTTTATAGACTGAAAGTGCTTTTATTTCTTCTTTATCATGCATGCTGTCTTCTAATTATTAACAATGCCATGGTAACAAACACCACTGTTAAGGTGAAAATAAGCTCAAAAAGGCTGTTTACAGGGATAAGCCTTATGCCAAAATTTTTTCTTTTTGGATTAAAAAGCGGAACCTTGCCTGATAATGCATCTTCAAAAATATGCA harbors:
- a CDS encoding N-acyl homoserine lactonase family protein; amino-acid sequence: MAKYRIHPIVMGAKIFDKGMMTYQYDYGTPFVVPIYSWYIEGSEKNILIDTGEFAPRTSTEIEKAIGKVYKFKEGLAKWGLNSENIDIVIHTHLHNDHCENDSECANAVFYVHEKELQQIHNPHPLDFRYNEDFISEIEQNKQIVTLSKDTEILPGIKMIHTPAHTPGGMSVLINTERCSVLITGFCIIEENLNPPPRIIGMGMEVIPPGTLINSYDAYDIVLNVKNMADVVVALHEPKYAFLDTIP
- a CDS encoding Lrp/AsnC family transcriptional regulator; the encoded protein is MHDKEEIKALSVYKTDYIYPQLQNAVKCVLYDIIFSKTVLEDKESARISYADFRVLTGLSLSTVKNAIKELVMDGFVKIVGYHYSRLANEYSLNIKIPEKLPRRFSVQRMLHKTAHAGLSGKTEEKLNGKKLMIDPIKKASEGNPQRL